From Desulfonatronum thioautotrophicum, the proteins below share one genomic window:
- a CDS encoding flagellar brake domain-containing protein, with protein MSKIQVGTKVMMELAGMKGRLQSFFVGYITKRCIITMFPIVPEMNRSLLLEHLYKGNTMTVRYIHSGTVLGFTAPIMHVSFTPLPLLFLEYPERIESFNLRKDGRVSCLFPASVARDAVEYSGALSDISKSGCSITLPAEENRAVSVEIDDHLTLRCPLLFAAEQAEIVCMVKRINKNSAKVELGLKFIEAPDELLARIANYIEQTIVFMDAA; from the coding sequence CAAGATTCAGGTTGGAACGAAAGTCATGATGGAACTGGCGGGCATGAAGGGCAGGCTGCAATCTTTTTTTGTCGGTTACATCACGAAGCGGTGCATAATCACCATGTTTCCGATTGTTCCGGAGATGAACCGTTCGTTGCTCCTGGAACACCTGTACAAGGGCAATACGATGACGGTCCGGTATATCCACTCCGGAACGGTGCTGGGGTTCACCGCCCCGATCATGCATGTCTCGTTCACGCCATTGCCGTTGCTGTTTCTCGAATATCCGGAGCGAATCGAATCGTTCAACCTGCGCAAGGACGGTCGGGTATCCTGTCTGTTTCCAGCCAGTGTAGCCCGGGATGCGGTCGAGTATTCCGGTGCGTTGTCCGATATCAGCAAGTCCGGCTGTAGCATTACGCTTCCGGCAGAGGAGAATCGGGCCGTATCCGTGGAAATTGACGACCATCTCACCCTGCGATGTCCACTGCTGTTTGCCGCGGAACAGGCGGAAATTGTCTGCATGGTCAAACGGATCAATAAAAACAGCGCAAAGGTGGAGTTGGGTCTGAAGTTTATCGAGGCCCCTGACGAGTTGCTGGCGCGGATCGCGAACTATATCGAACAGACCATTGTGTTCATGGATGCGGCCTGA